The proteins below come from a single Oncorhynchus tshawytscha isolate Ot180627B linkage group LG22, Otsh_v2.0, whole genome shotgun sequence genomic window:
- the LOC112222215 gene encoding haloacid dehalogenase-like hydrolase domain-containing 5 — protein sequence MRGLLPFSRALNALCNRQVRRRAGFAGSECGFSGIVSVSKPQPCFGLLFDIDGVLVRGKIPIPAAKKAFQKLVNSQGQFVVPVVFVTNAGNCMRQMKADQLSHILGVPITMDQVMMSHSPLRMFKKYHDKCVLVSGQGPVLDIAKNLGFQNVVSIDMLRESFPLLDMVDHNRRPKLPSSPIGNLPTVEAVILFGEPIRWETNLQLIIDILLTNGNLSGAHQTQKLPHLPLLACNMDLMWMAEAQSPRFGHGTFLVCLENIYKKITGKEVKYKALMGKPSELTYHFAEYLIRGQAVERNWTQPITSLYAIGDNLMTDIYGANLYSCYLKERNRRKNSKAVAKMATGTGSNAALPQDNDHVENAWESELAPPSATSCKSILVCTGVYNPHTEVPTYANKCIKETVFHGHRDFRFDQALVEPGHIVQDVADAVELIFEQEKFVPQ from the exons ATGAGGGGACTCCTGCCGTTTAGCCGAGCTCTGAACGCCCTGTGTAACCGACAAGTCAGGCGAAGAGCTGGATTTGCCGGTTCTGAGTGCGGGTTTAGCGGAATCGTGTCTGTTAGCAAG ccACAGCCATGCTTTGGCCTGCTGTTTGACATCGATGGCGTGCTTGTCCGGGGAAAGATACCCATCCCTGCTGCAAAAAAGGCCTTCCAAAAACTGGTCAACTCCCAGGGACAATTTGTGGTACCAGTTGTTTTTGTCACCAACGCAGGGAATTGTATGCGGCAGATGAAAGCAGACCAGCTCTCGCACATCCTGGGAGTGCCT ATCACCATGGACCAGGTGATGATGTCACACAGTCCACTGAGGATGTTCAAGAAATACCATGACAAGTGTGTTCTGGTGTCAGGACAAGGGCCCGTCCTGGATATTGCCAAAAA CTTGGGCTTCCAGAATGTGGTCAGTATCGACATGTTGAGAGAATCCTTTCCTCTGCTGGACATGGTGGACCACAACAGACGGCCCAAACTGCCG TCCAGTCCTATTGGCAACCTTCCCACAGTAGAAG CTGTTATTCTGTTTGGGGAGCCCATCCGATGGGAGACCAACCTCCAGCTGATAATTGATATCCTTCTGACCAATGGGAACCTGAGCGGAGCCCACCAGACCCAAAagcttccccatctccccctgctGGCCTGCAACATGGATCTCATGTGGATGGCTGAGGCCCAGTCTCCACG GTTTGGTCATGGGACATTCCTGGTGTGCCTGGAGAACATCTACAAGAAGATAACGGGTAAAGAGGTGAAGTACAAAGCTCTGATGGGGAAGCCCAGTGAACTGACCTACCACTTTGCTGAGTACCTCATCAGAGGCCAGGCTGTGGAGAGAAACTGGACACAGCCCATCACCTCCCTCTATGCTATTGG GGATAACCTGATGACTGACATCTATGGGGCCAACCTCTACAGTTGTTACCtgaaggagaggaacaggaggaagaACTCCAAAGCTGTCGCCAAGATGGCCACTGGCACTGGCTCTAATGCAGCCCTTCCCCAGGACAATGACCACGTAGAGAACGCCTGGGAGAGCGAGCTGGCACCCCCCTCCGCCACCTCCTGCAAGTCCATCCTGGTGTGCACTGGGGTGTACAACCCCCACACGGAGGTGCCCACTTATGCCAACAAGTGCATCAAGGAGACTGTGTTTCACGGGCATCGCGACTTCCGCTTTGACCAGGCGTTGGTAGAGCCCGGGCACATCGTGCAGGACGTGGCTGACGCCGTGGAGCTAATCTTTGAGCAGGAGAAGTTTGTGCCTCAGTAA